GTCATGAAAGCGTGGAATTACTTCATGAAATTGATCTACTTGGCAGGTATCAGTAAACGCAGTAAAAGATCCAAAACCTTCTGCAGCGGCCGCAACCTCGGCCAAACTATCTGCAGTTTGAGGTGAGTATGCATCTGCCAAAAACAAAGTCAGTCGCCAAAGGCCTGACTCGTTTCGGTAATGATAGGCTCCACCGTCAGTTTTAAAATGGTCGACAAAAAGTGAAGATTTCTGTCGTAATAAATGATCAAGATTATGCTCTATGTAATGAGCATTTGTGAAAACATTCTCGTTGAGCCTTTGAAGCAAATATTCATCGCCACCAACTCTAATGCGATAGGTATCATTGATATGACCAGAACCAAAAAGAGCAATCTCATCGACTGCTCCTTTAATATTAAATGCTTTAACTGCCTCTTTAGCGGCTTTCATTACTTTACTTCCTTCGGATAAACGCCGTCAGCAATCATTTGATTGATACCATTTACCACATGTGGTTTATCTTCTTGATAGGTGACGCCTAGCCATGAAGCAGATGTAGGTACCACTTTCACTGTAGCCTTTCCTTCTTTCATAAGATTATCGACCTCAACTGGAATAAAACACTCCGCCTTAGGATCTTCATTATTATGCTTTACAAATTCAATGAATTTTTCTTCAAAAAGAGGTAAAACAGATGCAGGGAATCCCCAAAAGTTCATGGAAACGTAGGTATCTGGCTTAAGTGTATGCTTAACCCCATCCTCTTCATAGGAAATCTCATCACCATCTTTACCAATGGCAAGGGTTTCTTTGATACCAGTTAAATTCATGGCTTCATCCACTTGACAAACTCCTCTATTTACGGTTCCATGATCGGAAAGTGTGTTTACTAATTCATACCCCATAATGAGGTGCTCGTTTTCCTTTAAACCTTTAATGGCAGTCACTGCTTCACCGAAGGACTCGGTTCCATAGTAATCATCTGCATTAATCACCAAGAATGGCTCATTAATGAGGTGCTTCGCTGCTAGAATCGCGTGAGTAGTTCCCCAAGGCTTTTTTCTATTGCTTTCGTAAGCCGCAGTATGCTCAGTATACTCATTCTGGAAAGCGTATTCCATTTTTATTTTACCCTGAAACCTTTCTGCATAATGTGACTCGAAGGCTTCCTTTAAATCAGTTCTAATGATGAATACTACTTTGGTAAATCCAGCATTGATAGCATCATGAATGGAATAGTCCATGATGATTTCACCATTCGGTCCAATACCGTCTAATTGTTTGTTTCCTCCATATCGACTCCCCATTCCGGCGGCCAGCACTACTAAAGTCAAATCCATAATTTCGTCCTAAAATTCTTTATATATTGGTGGGTCGAAGTTGACGAAAAACTTCGCGGAAGTCAATTTAACTTTTGATTAAATATGAATCTCTCATCTCTTGACCTGACCATCATTATTCTATTTTTTGTGGTCTTCTTGGTCATAGGGCTATTCGTTTCGAAAAAAGCTGGCTCTAGTTCAAAGGAATTTTTTCTCTCTGGCCGAAATATGCCTTGGTGGCTTTTAGGAATTTCTATGGTAGCCACAACCTTTTCTGCGGATACACCTAACCTCGTGGCTGATATTGTCCGTCAGAACGGTGTTGCTGGAAACTGGGTTTGGTGGGCATTTCTAATTACAGGTATGCTCACCGTTTTTGTTTATGCCAAACTATGGAGAAAATCGGGGGTTTTAACTGATTTAGAGTTTTATGAAAAACGTTATAGCGGTAAAGAGGCTGCATTCTTAAGAGGTTTTAGAGCCATTTACCTTGGAGTTTTCTTTAATATTATGATCATGGCTTCCGTTTGTTTGGCAGCCATTAAGATTGGCGAGGTTATGTTTGATCTCGAACCTTGGAAAACTGTTGTTTATGCGTCTTTAATCACGGTGGCTTATAGCTCGTTAGGCGGATTGCGCGGTGTAATACTTACCGATTTTCTACAATTCATAGTCGCTATGGTCGGCTCAATTGCAGCGGCGATTTATATCGTGAATCTGCCTGAAATCGGAGGCCTAACTGCTTTAGTTGAAAGACCAGAAATCGCGTCGAAACTCAGTATTATCCCAGATATTAATAATCGAGAACTGTTTATTTCACTATTAGTTATACCGATCGCTGTGCAGTGGTGGAGTGTTTGGTATCCTGGGTCTGAACCAGGTGGTGGCGGCTATATCGCGCAACGTATGTTATCGGCGAAGAACGAGAAGAATGCTGTTTCCGCTACACTTTTATTCAATATCACGCATTATGCATTAAGGCCGTGGCCATGGATAATCATTGCCTTAGCTTCATTGGTCGTTTACCCAGATTTAGCTTCCATTCAAACGGCTTTCCCAAATGTATCGCCCGATAAACTCGGAAACGACTTAGGTTACTCTGCAATGCTACTCTCCTTACCTAAAGGCTTGCTCGGCATAGTGGTTGCCTCGCTGATTGCGGCATTTATGTCCACCATTTCAACGCATTTGAATTGGGGCTCATCATATGTAGTATTTGATTTTTATCAGCGATTTGTAAAACCTGAAGCAACAGATAAGGAATTAGTACGTGTCGGACGATTTTCCACAGTCATTCTGATGGTACTTGCTGGGTTATTTGCCCTTGTATTGACTAATGCCTATCAGGCTTTCCAAATTCTGCTTTCCATCGGTGCTGGAACAGGTTCTATTTTTATTCTCAGATGGTTTTGGTGGAGAATTAATGCCTACTCTGAAATCACAGGCATGGTCGTCTCCTTTATCCTAGCGCTATTCTTAAATGTGGAGGGTTTTAGCCCTTCGGCACTTTTTGAATTGTCTAATGACTATAAATTGCTCATTAGTGTGGGGGTCACTACCATCGCTTGGGTTAGTGTTACCTTAATGACTAAACCGACAGATCATAGTGTATTAGCATCTTTCTATAACAAAGTAAAGCCATACGGATCGGGATGGAATGGTTTTAAAATATTAGCTAAGCAAGGAAAAATCGATTTAGAAGAAGGAACTGGCAGACTTAGCATTGACATACTCGCCATGTTTCTGGGCATTATCATCGTTTACAGCGCCTTGTTCTCCACAGGGATGTTTATTTATGGCAACTTGACAAATGGAGTTATTCTTTTAGTCATTTCACTCGGTGCGGCATTACTTTTAAAGAATACTTGGAAGAAGTTAAAGTTCTAGTCAGAACCTTTTTTGATCGGCTAATAGAGATGCACGCATCCATCATGTGAACTAAATCGTTCATTCACAGTAATTTAAAAATAGGCGAATATTAAATAATTATTAAGGCCTTCTAGTACACTTGTTTGAATTGTTTTTTTCATAACTTAATTCAACGTTCTACCTAATAATGATCATCTCCTTATATGCCGAGAGCTAAGAAGACCGAAAGGAAGATTTTTGTACTAGACACTTCCGTAATCCTTTTTGAACACAATGCCATTATGAATTTCGAAGAGCACGATGTAGGCTTGCCTATTACGGTGCTTGAAGAATTGGACCAATTCAAAAAAGGAAATGATACTAAAAACTTTGAAGCGAGAGAATTTACACGGCTGCTTGATAAGCTAGCCAAAGACAAATCTCTTCAAGACTGGATTCCACTAAATGGGAAAACCAGAGGAAGCTTTAAAGTGGTAATGGAAGCCGGTACTGGTGATGCCCTTGATGCCAATCAGGTTTTTGGTGAAAAGAAGAATGATCACCGAATTCTAAATGCCGCTTTGCGCCTACAGGATGAGAATGCTGGCCGACCTGTAATCCTCGTTTCGAAAGATATTAACCTTCGATTGAAAGCTAAATCGATGGGGCTTCGAGCAGAAGATTATGAAACGGGTAAAATCAAGAATGTCGATTCGATTAAGAATGGAAAGATTGAGACCGAAAAGGTTGCGTCGGATGTAATCAACCATCTTTATGAAGATGGCACTTTATCGCCTGATGAAATTTCGAAAACCAAGAAGTCTAAATCGAACAAGTACTTTATTCTAAAAAGTGACAGAAGTTCGGTTTTAGCTTATCATAACGCGGCTGATAATTCAATTCAAAGAATTGATAAAAGACCCATTTCTGGGATCAAGCCAAGAAATGCGGAGCAAACATTTGCGATTCATGCCATTATGAATCCAGATGTGAAACTTGTGACTATACAAGGCGTGGCTGGAACTGGTAAAACACTTTTAACACTCGCTGGTGCATTAGAACAAAGAAGAGATTATAAGCAGATTTACCTAGCACGCCCAATAGTGCCTTTAAGTAATAAAGACATTGGCTACCTTCCTGGTGATATCAAGTCAAAGCTTAACCCCTACATGGAACCGCTTTGGGACAATCTAAAATTCATTCAAAATCAATACAAAGAGACGGATAAAGAGTTTAAGGCCATTACAGAAATGGTCAACAAGGAAAAGCTTTTGATTACACCTCTCGCCTATATCAGAGGACGAAGTTTATCTAATATCTATTTTATAGTCGATGAGGCTCAAAACTTGACACCCCACGAGATCAAAACTGTGATTACGCGAGCAGGCGAAAACACCAAGATCGTTTTTACGGGTGATGTTAATCAAATAGATACGCCATATCTAGATTCTCAATCTAATGGCCTGTCTTACTTAATTGATCGCGTAAAGGATCATCCATTATATGCCCATATAACTTTAGAAAAAGGCGAACGCTCTGAACTTGCCAATTTGGCGAATGAGATGCTATAAGGTGTATTAGATCGTCAACTTAAAAGTAGTCCCAGCCTCACTGCTTTCGACAGTTATGTCACCTTTGTGGGCTTTCATAATTTGCTTGGAAAGGCTTAAGCCAATGCCATTACCTTCGGTTTTAGTAGTGAAGAATGGCACGAAAACCTCCTCCAAGATATTGGCAGGAATACCTGGGCCATTATCGGCAACGATCAGTTGAGTAGAGTTTTCACTATTTACCACACCGATCGCTATTTTCGGAGACTCCATTCCTTTCATTGCTTCAGCGGCATTCTTCAATAGGTTAATCAACACCTGACTCATCAGTTTTTCGTCCATATTCACAAAGTGCCCCTCATCTATTTCACGGTCTATCTCAACGGAAACACCTGCCATTTCTGTTTTAAATATCTGTAGTGTATCATTTAACCAAGAAAAGAGATTCACCTTGGCTATTTCGGGTACGGGTGGTCGCGTATAGTCTCGATAAGCCTTTACAAACCCCAACAATCCTTGCCCTCTCTTTTCTATAGCCACCATACTCTTGAAAATGTCTTCTAAATCCTCTCTCGGAAGGGCATCGGATTTTAATTGGCCTGTTTCATCTTGCATAATCATTTTCACAGCAGTAGTCAGCGAAACAACTGGCGTCACAGAATTCATGATTTCATGAGTAAGCACTCGAATCAGTTTCTGCCAAGCATCCATCTCCCTTTCTTCTAATTCAACTGAAATGTCTTGAAAGGAAATTAGTGTGTAATCCTCGTTGGCCAATTTGAAGTATTTACTCGATACTGCCAGCTTAAGCTTACTTGTAGCAGGCACAATAACGGTTTGTTCGCCAGCCTCTAGCGATTGCAATTGCTCCCACAATTTTGGATCATGATTTTCTAATTGATCTACTTTTCCCAATGATGGTACCCCCAACAATTGCGCTGCGGCCTTATTCATTAGGTCTATTCGCCCATCTGCTTTATAGCTAATCAAGCCTACAGAAACATGTTCATTGACCAATTTCAAGTATTGATATTGCTCCTCCCTTTCTAAAGACATGGCCTTAAAGGTTTTCAATACATTATTAAAAGCCACCTTTAATTCGTCCTTGCTTTGGCCTAGTACATTTTCATTGTAAGACTTGTTAAAGTCCCTGTCGTCAAAGGATCTAAAGAAGACCAAAAGATCATTGCGCGTTTGATTAATATAGTAAAACAGCATGCCAAACTGAGCAATGGTTAGTACAGTGAAACCAATCGGAGACATGTAAGTGTTGGTTTCAAAATAAGACCATATACCAGCAAACATGGTGACGCCAATCAGTATTAACCTAATGGCAACCAACACTGAAAACCTATTGAAAACCATACTTCTCTAATTTTCTGTATAGCGTAGTTCTACCAATTCCCAATTCCTTGGCTACCTGGCTCATATTGCCTTCGTTAGACTTGATCACTCGTTCGATGGTCAGCCTTTCCAATTCTTCAAGGTTCGTCGTGCTAATGAAACCCTCGGATTTTACTGTTTTTTTAAGGTTAAAGTCCTCAGACATTAAGCGTACTCCATCACTGAGTATAATGGCGCGTTCTACTGCGTGTTCTAATTCTCGAATATTTCCTGGCCATCGATATTTCTTAAGTTTTGCAATGGCTTCTGACTGAATTTCCGGGATGTTTTGGCCATATTTCTTACAGAATTTTGTGATAAAAAAATCGACCATTGGCGGAATATCTGCTAAACGATCGCGCAAGGGAGGTAAGTCAAATTCTATTGTATTTAGTCGATAAAAAAGGTCTTCCCGAAATTCACCTTTCTCAATCATAGCCTCTAAATCTGAATTTGTGGCGGCGATAATTCTAACATCAAATGTCCTTGTTTTATTTTCTCCAACACGAGTTAGTTCTCTGTTTTGGATTACTGTCAATAGCTTCGACTGCATAGCGGACGTAAGATTGCCTATTTCATCTAAGAAAATTGTTCCACCATCAGCGGCTTCAAAACGCCCCATTCTGTCTTCTTTGGCATCTGTAAATGCTCCTTTTTTGTGTCCAAATAATTCAGATTCAAAAAGCGACTCCGTGATTGACCCTAAATCCACAGACATGAATACTTCTGCCGACCTTGGGGACAATTCATGAATGAGTTTGGCCATCAGCCCTTTTCCCGTGCCATTCTCTCCAAGCAGTAGTACATTGGCATCGGTTCTGCTGACCTTTTCCGCCATTTGAAGCACCGATTTCATCTCTTTTGACTCTGCAATAACTTGATCAGACTTGATCACCAAATTTTGCTTCAGCCCCTGTTGCTTACTTTCTAGCCTAATAATCTCTTTTTCCGTCCGGGCGAGTTTTAGAGCATTACTAACCGAAACTTGGATTTTCTCATATTCCCATGGCTTAGTCACAAAATCTGTGGCTCCGCGTTTCATGGCTTCAACAGCTAGCGTTAGCTCACCATAAGCAGTTATAATGATTATTTTAATTTCTGGATAAAGATCATTGATTTTAGAAATCCAGTCTAAGCCCTCCTTGCCATCGTTAGCACCAGGTGAATAATTCATATCGAGCAATAAAACTTCTACCTCACCAGTATCTAGAATGGACTTTGCCTTTTCTGGGCGATCAACGCAAGAGACCTTACTAAAACGTTGTTTCAAGACTATTTCACCAGTGAGCAGAATATCAGGATCATCGTCAATTATCAGGATATGAGCCGTTTCCTTTTGTTTCATAAGAATAAGTTTAAAAAATGTTCTCGTTTGGAACATGAATCTGTTTCAGATCGGAACAACATTTCTAGAGAATCTCCAGAAATGATTTGCATACACCTGATTATCAAATAGTTAAAAAAATGGCATATGGGTTGACATTAATGAAGGCATGAAACAGATTCTTCTAATTCCACTTATAGCGATACTGTCATTCACAAGCCATGAAGGTCACTCGCAATCAGAAATCGACAACGTCTCTAATTTAGAGTCTTATTTAAACAGTCAAAAATTTTCTGGTGCTGTACTTACCATAGACTCACAAGGAAAAGAGCTAAGAGCCGCCGCGGGGTTCAGTGATTTTGATAACACCCAGGCGATTGACTTAAATGCCAAATTCAAAATTGCCTCTATTACAAAGTTATTCACTACCGTAATGGTAATGCAGCTAATCGATGAGGGTAAACTGACGCTTGACACCAAAGTTGGTGATGTATTAACGAATAGCGAGATCACGAATGCCAATAAAATTTCTATAAAACACCTCTTACAGCATACCTCTGGGCTAAGAAAGGAAAGCAGAACATCTTTTCTTAGTAGCTTCAGTGCTGATGAAATGATCGGTAAGTTTGCCTCTAAAAAGGCTTCTTTTCAACCTGGCAAAGACATTAGGTATAATAACATAGACTTTATAGTCGCCGGTAAAATAATAGAAGTGCTTACCGGTAAGTCGTTTACAGAAAATCTCAATCAAAGGATTTTAGACCCTGTTGGTTTAAAAAACACTGGGCTTTTAACCAGCAATGACTTACCAACCGACGTAACCTCTTCTTTTCAAATACAGAAGGGAACAAAGAAAGAAGAATTTAAAATCCATATCGAAAACTTTGGTGCTGCGGGTAGTATGTATTCTACTATTCAAGATTTGGTAAGCTTTACAAAAGCATTGAAATCAGAGCTTTTGCTTTCCGACAGCGCTAAAGCTTCCCTTTTTAATTCCAATCCTAAACTAGGTTATGTGGCACTTGGGTGTTGGACGTTCAATTCACCCTTTATAGCGAATAGTCCCAAAATATTGGAAAGACGAGGTGGCATTTTAGGGTCTACTTCTGTGATTATGACCTCACTTGATGGTCCTGAAACACTCATTGTACTCAGTAATACCGATGGCTTTAATCCTGATACTTTCGGACAGGCCGATAATATGAAAGAGTATTTATTCAAACAATTATTCACTGCTAACCATTAAATTATAACGTCATGTTCAAGATATTTTTCAAAACCGCCTTCAGAAATTTAGTCCGAAACAGGGTAAACACTGGAATCAATCTACTGAGTTTGACAATCGGTTTAACGGTAAGTATTGTCATCTTCACACTCATCAAGTATCAATATACTTTTGATCATTATCATGAAAATGCTGATCGGGTTTATCGCGTAAACTATATAGAGAAAACCAATTGGGGAACAAATTATGCCAGCGAAACGCCTGAGCCTTTACACAAGGTACTGCGTGAAGACTATCCTCAGATAGAGGCAGTTTCAAGAACTATAGGTCCGTTAGAAACTAGAATTTTCATTGAAGAGGCAAAGTTCGACGAAGGTAATGCGCTATTTGTTGATGAGAATTACTTTAAAATGTTCGATCAAGAATGGCTTCGGGGTAACCCTAAAGATGCTTTTTCCGATCCACAAGCAATTATTCTCACTGAAAGTGCCGCTACAAGATTTTTTGGTGATAAGGACCCAATGGGAGAAACACTTGATTTCGCGAGAAGAGCTAAAGGCGTAGTTCGTGGAATTATTAAAGACCCACGTTACAATACTAATCTGCCGTATTCCCTCCTCGGAAACATTGCAATGATGCCAAAAGTGCAGGAGTTCTACGTTAGAAATAATTGGGGTATCACGAGCGTAGGTACTACATGGGTTATGTTACCGGAAACAGTAGAGCCACAAGCGCTTGCCAATCAGTTTTCTGAAATAATCGTTGATAATATAGGTGAAGAGGCTTCGGAGAC
This is a stretch of genomic DNA from Roseivirga misakiensis. It encodes these proteins:
- a CDS encoding nucleotidyltransferase family protein, which encodes MDLTLVVLAAGMGSRYGGNKQLDGIGPNGEIIMDYSIHDAINAGFTKVVFIIRTDLKEAFESHYAERFQGKIKMEYAFQNEYTEHTAAYESNRKKPWGTTHAILAAKHLINEPFLVINADDYYGTESFGEAVTAIKGLKENEHLIMGYELVNTLSDHGTVNRGVCQVDEAMNLTGIKETLAIGKDGDEISYEEDGVKHTLKPDTYVSMNFWGFPASVLPLFEEKFIEFVKHNNEDPKAECFIPVEVDNLMKEGKATVKVVPTSASWLGVTYQEDKPHVVNGINQMIADGVYPKEVK
- a CDS encoding sodium:solute symporter family protein gives rise to the protein MNLSSLDLTIIILFFVVFLVIGLFVSKKAGSSSKEFFLSGRNMPWWLLGISMVATTFSADTPNLVADIVRQNGVAGNWVWWAFLITGMLTVFVYAKLWRKSGVLTDLEFYEKRYSGKEAAFLRGFRAIYLGVFFNIMIMASVCLAAIKIGEVMFDLEPWKTVVYASLITVAYSSLGGLRGVILTDFLQFIVAMVGSIAAAIYIVNLPEIGGLTALVERPEIASKLSIIPDINNRELFISLLVIPIAVQWWSVWYPGSEPGGGGYIAQRMLSAKNEKNAVSATLLFNITHYALRPWPWIIIALASLVVYPDLASIQTAFPNVSPDKLGNDLGYSAMLLSLPKGLLGIVVASLIAAFMSTISTHLNWGSSYVVFDFYQRFVKPEATDKELVRVGRFSTVILMVLAGLFALVLTNAYQAFQILLSIGAGTGSIFILRWFWWRINAYSEITGMVVSFILALFLNVEGFSPSALFELSNDYKLLISVGVTTIAWVSVTLMTKPTDHSVLASFYNKVKPYGSGWNGFKILAKQGKIDLEEGTGRLSIDILAMFLGIIIVYSALFSTGMFIYGNLTNGVILLVISLGAALLLKNTWKKLKF
- a CDS encoding PhoH family protein, producing the protein MPRAKKTERKIFVLDTSVILFEHNAIMNFEEHDVGLPITVLEELDQFKKGNDTKNFEAREFTRLLDKLAKDKSLQDWIPLNGKTRGSFKVVMEAGTGDALDANQVFGEKKNDHRILNAALRLQDENAGRPVILVSKDINLRLKAKSMGLRAEDYETGKIKNVDSIKNGKIETEKVASDVINHLYEDGTLSPDEISKTKKSKSNKYFILKSDRSSVLAYHNAADNSIQRIDKRPISGIKPRNAEQTFAIHAIMNPDVKLVTIQGVAGTGKTLLTLAGALEQRRDYKQIYLARPIVPLSNKDIGYLPGDIKSKLNPYMEPLWDNLKFIQNQYKETDKEFKAITEMVNKEKLLITPLAYIRGRSLSNIYFIVDEAQNLTPHEIKTVITRAGENTKIVFTGDVNQIDTPYLDSQSNGLSYLIDRVKDHPLYAHITLEKGERSELANLANEML
- a CDS encoding sensor histidine kinase encodes the protein MVFNRFSVLVAIRLILIGVTMFAGIWSYFETNTYMSPIGFTVLTIAQFGMLFYYINQTRNDLLVFFRSFDDRDFNKSYNENVLGQSKDELKVAFNNVLKTFKAMSLEREEQYQYLKLVNEHVSVGLISYKADGRIDLMNKAAAQLLGVPSLGKVDQLENHDPKLWEQLQSLEAGEQTVIVPATSKLKLAVSSKYFKLANEDYTLISFQDISVELEEREMDAWQKLIRVLTHEIMNSVTPVVSLTTAVKMIMQDETGQLKSDALPREDLEDIFKSMVAIEKRGQGLLGFVKAYRDYTRPPVPEIAKVNLFSWLNDTLQIFKTEMAGVSVEIDREIDEGHFVNMDEKLMSQVLINLLKNAAEAMKGMESPKIAIGVVNSENSTQLIVADNGPGIPANILEEVFVPFFTTKTEGNGIGLSLSKQIMKAHKGDITVESSEAGTTFKLTI
- a CDS encoding sigma-54-dependent transcriptional regulator; this encodes MKQKETAHILIIDDDPDILLTGEIVLKQRFSKVSCVDRPEKAKSILDTGEVEVLLLDMNYSPGANDGKEGLDWISKINDLYPEIKIIIITAYGELTLAVEAMKRGATDFVTKPWEYEKIQVSVSNALKLARTEKEIIRLESKQQGLKQNLVIKSDQVIAESKEMKSVLQMAEKVSRTDANVLLLGENGTGKGLMAKLIHELSPRSAEVFMSVDLGSITESLFESELFGHKKGAFTDAKEDRMGRFEAADGGTIFLDEIGNLTSAMQSKLLTVIQNRELTRVGENKTRTFDVRIIAATNSDLEAMIEKGEFREDLFYRLNTIEFDLPPLRDRLADIPPMVDFFITKFCKKYGQNIPEIQSEAIAKLKKYRWPGNIRELEHAVERAIILSDGVRLMSEDFNLKKTVKSEGFISTTNLEELERLTIERVIKSNEGNMSQVAKELGIGRTTLYRKLEKYGFQ
- a CDS encoding serine hydrolase domain-containing protein, producing MKQILLIPLIAILSFTSHEGHSQSEIDNVSNLESYLNSQKFSGAVLTIDSQGKELRAAAGFSDFDNTQAIDLNAKFKIASITKLFTTVMVMQLIDEGKLTLDTKVGDVLTNSEITNANKISIKHLLQHTSGLRKESRTSFLSSFSADEMIGKFASKKASFQPGKDIRYNNIDFIVAGKIIEVLTGKSFTENLNQRILDPVGLKNTGLLTSNDLPTDVTSSFQIQKGTKKEEFKIHIENFGAAGSMYSTIQDLVSFTKALKSELLLSDSAKASLFNSNPKLGYVALGCWTFNSPFIANSPKILERRGGILGSTSVIMTSLDGPETLIVLSNTDGFNPDTFGQADNMKEYLFKQLFTANH